The following are encoded together in the Cicer arietinum cultivar CDC Frontier isolate Library 1 chromosome 2, Cicar.CDCFrontier_v2.0, whole genome shotgun sequence genome:
- the LOC101504743 gene encoding uncharacterized protein yields MAGQSLEHLVEASSPRGINLDKRAAASAPLLAAGLWPPLSDCLHGRSSLSPLCSPQIALLLCSKGLTHLVYPGAVHSRFEHSLGVYWIAGQSVEKLNNYQGSELGIDKFDIQTVKLAGLMHDVGHGPLSHLFEREFLPQVMSVSDWSHEQMSVNMVDHIVEEHRIDIDPQMLKRVKEMILASSEFALPRSSSEKSFLYDIVANGRNGIDVD; encoded by the exons ATGGCGGGGCAGAGCTTGGAGCACTTAGTCGAAGCATCTTCGCCACGCGG AATCAATCTCGACAAACGCGCGGCCGCCTCTGCTCCTCTGCTCGCTGCGGGCCTGTGGCCGCCTCTGTCTGACTGCCTCCATGGCCGTTCATCGCTCTCGCCTCTCTGTTCGCCGCAGATCGCGTTGCTGCTTTGTTCAAAAG GTTTGACACACTTGGTTTACCCAGGCGCTGTTCATTCCAGATTTGAGCATTCTCTTGGAGTGTACTGGATTGCTGGCCAATCTGTTGAAAAGCTTAATAATTatcaa GGCAGTGAGCTTGGTattgataaatttgatattcAAACGGTGAAACTTGCtg GACTTATGCATGATGTGGGACACGGGCCACTCAGTCACTTGTTTGAACGTGAGTTTCTCCCCCAAGTTATGAGCGTTTCTGATTG GTCGCATGAACAAATGTCTGTCAATATGGTTGATCATATAGTTGAGGAACACCGTATTGATATTGATCCTCAAATGTTAAAAAGAGTCAAG GAGATGATATTAGCGAGCTCCGAATTTGCTCTTCCTAGg AGCTCAAGTGAGAAGAGTTTCCTGTATGATATTGTTGCAAATGGACGAAATGGAATCGATGTTGACTAA